Genomic segment of Labeo rohita strain BAU-BD-2019 unplaced genomic scaffold, IGBB_LRoh.1.0 scaffold_1394, whole genome shotgun sequence:
AGAGAGAGAGATTTAAATTCGTGTTAAATTACCTTCACGTttctaacactttatttttggtCTGTGATCGAGTCCAGTTCAGCTGAAGATGCAGCTGTTTTTCTTCACTGTGCTGCTGGTGTTGGGCTTTCCCTTCATCATGACTGAAGTTGTAGATTCATTCAGTCAATGCAGTGGCTTTTTTTTTGAAGGAGAGCCTCCAAAGATTAATGACATTCTAGAGAGATCAATTTCACTGGATAATGACCGATACAAACTAATCTGTCAGAAATATAATGGGACAAAAAGATATGCAACTCTCTACgacataaaaaataagattCCTGTTTTCTCAGCTTACACATATACTGGTGGAggacaaaaaaagaacaaaacacgAAAATGGATGATCGAGCCACAGGtgatatttcttatttcttgTTGTTTTACAACTGTGTTTgagaaaaactgttttattatagtccccatgaaatcaaaacggatgttttttggtttttagtatgaatatgttagcctcaGTGTTATCTATAATTAATATCTATACATATCATCTGCAAATTATAGAATGTTATCTAAGCTAAGTTCACatatattgttactaaaattGTCATTGTAGGCCTACATATTTCTGTCCATTATGCTTTGTATATTCTTTTTATATTCAAATGATCACGTTTAGATTTGGGGATAgggttaagggatctaaaaCTGACCTATAAAATACTAGAAGTGTAATTATACAGATATCTTTgatatagcttttttttttttttttttttttttttttacctgtaaATGTCACATACCAATACCTACATATAAAAAATGAGAGCAGGCTGGTTCATCATCTGTTTCGCAGATACCAAATGCTTTGAGGTATTTTAAAAGGCATTCAGAAGATGCTAAGATTCTGAAATATCAAAATAGAAGCATTTAAAACTACAGTCTCTAATTTCTGCCAATGCTGATTAACGACTTTTATGACATCTTAGtggagtttttgttttcagattttCTGTCAAATTAAATGTTCTCTAAAATCTGAAGCATCCTGCCGCCTCTTTCAGGCCCATTACTAAGATATAcgttacatattttacatatccTTAAGACAGTACTATGTTTTGAAGTTTCaaagtataaaagcattaacaaattacttttaaaagaccATGAATAACCTCCAAATCTCAGTTatttttgcagcaataatacaaACATGTTATCACTGTATATATCTGTCTATATTAAGTAACATACATTGCCTTACAAGAAAAAGCTCATTAATTGCAGCATTGAGTAATATAATTTCAAagtaatttctgtcattttgacaACATTCCAGTGAACACTTCTAATAGGGAATATAAATGAAAAGGGGACCCCAAAAACCTGGAAAGAGACATGAGGATTTGGCGAGAAATACAAGAGGTTCTTAGCATTCCAGTGCATCATTTATGggatatttcataaattaaatcaGGAGAGCAGACcacaaatgtcttttttcacaTTGTTACAATGGAATACAAAGTAAAAGAATCAGGAGGAAAAGAATGCAGCAACTGAAAAGAGCTCTTCCCTTAGCCTGTTCTTGTTATACCATGTCACATTAAATACCAGCATTAGATTATTTTCCTTAAGTCTGAATGGAACTTCCCCAAACCAAGGTGCCTCCcgaaatttaatatatatatatatatatatatatatataggtttcaaagcacttcagtgggcCTTTATGACTCAACATTTTTTAACTAGTTTTATGCACTCATGGTTTCTGTGCGTTTCACtgacaatcttttttttttttttttttatctgtttcaTAGCTGGAAATGACAGATGAAATGCGTGAACCGTGCGTCAGTCAGGCTTGTACACAAGACTACACCAACCAATCGAATCTGAGTCGGGGTCACTTATTTCCCAAGTCCTATGCAGCTGATAAAGACACTGCCAAATCTACATTCACACTGACCAATGCTGTGCCACAGATAGAGAGTTTTAACAGTGGAAGCTGGAGTAACATggagaaaaaagttaaaaatgaaatggatTCTCACTGCAAAAAAGACAATAGTATGATTTTGGCTTATGTGCTGACAGGAGCTGTACCAAGCCAAAACAAACTGATGAAAGAAAAAGTAAACATTCCCTCACACATGTGGACAGCGTTCTGCTGCTATAACATTACGAGCCAAAAATGGGTGGCCCAAGCTCACTGGGCTGAAAACATAGATGAGAGCAATGGTAAATGCAAAACTATCAGTGAAAAGAGTCTGAAGGATTTGCAGGATTTTCTAAAGATCAACTACAAAGAAACCATACTGTTTAAAGATCAGTGTTTGGAAATGTTAAATGCGCATGTAAGTCAGCCTCTAGAAGCAGATAGTGATGACCAACAATATGATGAGGAACAGTCACTTTTGGCATTCTTAATATCATTGCCAGCGAAAGTTTGGGTAGGGTTACGTAATTATAAGTATGAATTTGTCtggactctattttaatggtttaatgaaattgtataaataaaaaagcatgtacaattaattaaaatcatgaaacctaCACAATATAGCAACAATTTACTAagagtttaacaaaaattacatttttagggaCTTTTTTTGTTCTCTCAAATTCCACTTTATTtgaccaaattctgtgttttccattttaattttctggattccaatTTTAGTggtttaaataatcttttaataatcaaatgcaCCTGACTAAATGgctaaaaccttaatttcttgttcttttattgatgtgttttttaaatactgtgttgtgcatttaaatgtttcttgttCGCTTCACGAAAAGCATAGCGCCCTATATACATGTCTAATAAGTCATGCACTGTTAAGATTGTCTAAATGTGATGATGGCATGAATTAACAACAGCaactgtttctgtttttaacattgacaaCTGTGTCTTTGACATCTactgtatgtaaaataaaaccaaacaattAAATGCTTTCAATCATGCACAATGATACTGGCCTCTGAAATGTGTCTATTGAACAAGACATATCAATAGGGTTGTGCagtattgacaaaaaaaaaaaaaaaaaaaaaaaaaaaagaccttgaTATTTTTGGGTGGTTTTTCTGATGAGGATAACTAAATGatattttgctgagtgtgttTTGCACTGGTACCAGGGCTGGTTTAGGCTTTGTTTAGAAGCAGATGAACAATGAGCAACAATCATATTGGTCATACTTTAAACAATTACCAGCAACCTTTTTGGGCCTGGTTATGTGGCTATTTCTGTAAGGTGGTGAGAACAAAGTCCCTGGCTTATATCCGATGATAAATATTGTATATCCCTATGATATCAAACATGCTGTAGATTTGATGAAAGTCTGATccgttagaaaagatatagcaatccgattcagatcagtctgaaggcCTGACCCGAGCTTGGTGGTTGTAGCTTGAAAACTCTAGTAGgagatttactttattttcagaaaatatgaaatgttgcCTTGCCACCTAAATGAAATAAGCTTTTCATCTAATACAGTACTTgccaaaagtttgaaaacatgatttttttaatgtttttaagtcttatcatttatttatatcatttagaaatcatttattaatgaattctgaaggatgatgtgacactgaagagtaataatgctgaaaattcagctttgatcacagcaatcaattacattttaacatatattcaaacaaacaaaaacaatgtatttgtaatactcttacacaatattactgttttaagtCATACTTGAAGAGCATACTGTAAATGCAGCCATGGtggtttattatttgtttttttaatgcttcaAATGAACGATAATAATGAAAAGCACCAGATGATATGTGAGAACACAGATGCCATTTCACAGGTCAAAATGTGTGAAAAGAATGTAACACTCAAAATGATACCTGTCGATGTGGTTTCTCAGAAAGAGTGACCTCCATGAGTTTAgatgtgtgagtgtgtgggTGTATGAggtttaaaaacattgtttctgctacaaaaaaaatctatgcaTGTTAAAGAGTAGCATTTAAGTCCATGCAGAGACAAATTCTCTGCACAAATTCTCTAACCCTGTTCTTTTAACATACAACCAGAGAGAACAGCCTTCTTCAGTCAGAGCAGAATGAGAACATACAATGCAAAATCACAGCTTTACATCAGCATTGCATCTGTCTGTATAATGAGATATTTGTCACAGCGATTCTGTGTATAGCTCTTATATCATCATATCTTGATAactaagaaaaaagaaaaataaatattgtagaaaatgcttttttctttaataaagcTTGTAATTGCAAATACTGGCACATGGGGCTCTTCTCACTGAATTATTGCATGTGTGTGCACAGTTATACACTTACCTATATAAGTGATAAATAAAGTTCATGTATAACACATGGGGAATTAACATAAATCTATAAACAGTCTATAAACCAAgaagcacaggtatatttgtagctatgggcaaaaatacatagtatgggtcaaaatgatacatttttttctttttatgccaaaaatcattaggatattaagtaaagatcatgttccattaagatattttgtaaatttcctaccgtaaacatatcaaaacgtaatttttgattagtaatatgcattgctaagaacttcatttggacaactttaaaggtgattttctcaatgttttgattttttttgcaccctcagattacagaacAGTAAACAACACTgaatatttctacatttttaaaattgaggatcaattaaaattaactatagaatacaaaaataattcaaaggTTTATAAAATGGAAGTCAAACTAGTaaccaaatacataaatacacaaaaatcttCATACTGAAATAAAGCAGTTCAAGCAGGTCACACGTCAACCATAATTGTTGTTCCCATATGTAGTGTGAAAGCTGATAATGACgaatgtgttattaaaaaaaaacaaaaaaaaaactgatgatACTCTCTCATATTTTTCAAACAATTATGCCCATTTTTGCTGACTTCACCCTACATAATGTTTAGCCCACACCCTGGCTGTATGtgtattatttagtatttaatgtattttgtttgtgttttatgttttcatgtgtATTATTGTAGTCCTAACTGTACTTTGACTGTTTattgacaataaaaaataaacaaataaactgtcTCAATCTCCGGTAAATGCGAGTCTTGTCAGGCTTTTATAAGGCACAGatatttttatcatcatattattataattttgtttgaTGATGTAGCCACACTCAATTATATCTGAATATGGTTTCTCAACATTGGCTTCCCCCATTTGTTTTCAAATGGgtgtataaaacaaatattaatttctctTCTGATAAATTCAATCATATGATTGAACGTCAGCTCATATTTCTTGTATTTTCTttagtaaagttaaaaaaaactcacccGCTTTATTCATTCTGACGTCTTTGCTTCATGTTTTGGTTTAACAAGTCCACGTGATCAGTCACCTGTTACATCAGGAACAAAATAGGTGCGTTCGACTTCATGCGGCGCTGCGCAGACCGATCGGCGGCTGACTTGAAgtagtgcatgccggttagaaattttgtccgacttgaacCGGCGCCGACGCCACGTGACGttcacgtgtggcatcaaagtaacGCGAGAGCGTTTCGAGAACAGCCAGCATTTCAGGAGCGACTGCACCAGGCTGTGATGACGTCACAGCTTCTCATAATTGGCCACATTCACCACATGACGATGATCACGAGTGTTTCGTGCTTCAATCCATATAATTGCATAACAAATCAATTTGCATGCCATTTCGTAAATAGTTTACGATCTTTTGActgcagtatattttttttcccttaaattctttatattggatttgtgcattttattattgtacttattatatacacatgtattgtaattaaaaagtattgtcattcagtgttttttgtagAACTGGGATAGATTCCAACAATTAAGGTTTACACGACTGTTGAACAtgcaatataaaaacttatttgtatttgtactataaacacaaaacaagtaGCTTACTCTCTAACAGCAATTACagctaattatttattgtttacagaAGCCTAACATAAcaccactaaacaaaacataatttgattAAGTATAAGCTTGATTTGTAAAACAGTATTTGTTcagttactttaaaatgaaatgatttacacatgcacatatattgtttttaaacttaCCGTCGTTGTTCATTCTGCTACATTTCTTCCAACGAAAAAAGGTATTTCTATAGCTTCCAGTTCATCTGCAATAAAGTAGGCAAACGCCACGTGATCTACCATGTTTGAGGAAGCAACGAGATCCCCAACGTGTCCGACTTGAGGCTCCGTTTTCAGCTCCTCCCCGACTGCTTTCGGCTAATCTCGCCGATCGGTCTGCGCAGCGCAGCATGAGCTCGAACACACCtaataggtgtgttcgacttaacgcagcgctgcgcagcttgatcaaattctgacttgaagcagtgcatgccggttagaaattttgtccgactagAGATGGcgccgacgcctcgtgactgtcacgtgtggcatcaaagtaccgcgatagcgattcgagagcagcgactgactcagccggcgcagtttctccagagcggctgcaggagctctgatgaccacatgactgtttcacgattggccagattcaccgcatgacaacgatcacgtgtgttttgggtttattctaacatcctcaagtccgataatgctgacaaatctgtgttttcagtacaataaaagtgtttttactgtagtcgtaatgttatattgagtcaaatttttcataaaacactgataaaagcataaataaccccactttattagtatttaaatagtatatgtttatgttgatcattattcttgttcagatggcgctgtattaagcaatgtatgaaacgtgtttctgttgctcatgaaaacgcttttgaaaagtcggtgtatttgataaatattggatttaattcacttcatctgtgatagagcatacaaacaccgcgagagcttcactgacgagagcagaaagtgtccgacttgacgcctccgttttcaactccgcccccgactgctctcggctactctcgttgatcgccgtctgtagccgtagatgaagtcgaacacacctggTTTGTGGTCAAAATTGAGAAGTGATATATGTCTGTAATTGGCTGGGTCGGTGCTgtcttttcatttctttaataaaacacaaatattggCCTCATATAAGGAGTTGAAGAGTCTGCCGTTTTCATACGACTCATTAAtcattctgaataaataaggggCTAGTTTTAAAGAGAAGGCTTTATAAAATTGACACCCAAAGCCATCCGGACCTGGTGCTTTGCCAGACGGAAAAGACTTGATGGCCTCTAAGATGTCTGCTTCGGAAAATGAGCTTTCTAGGTCCTCTTTTGCAAATTTATCTAATTGGGGAAGGCTGAGATTATCGAAAAAAAGAATCATAATCTTCTTGACTAACTTTGCATTTTGAGGAATAAAAATCCCTAAAAGATTCATTAATTTCTTCTGGACTGGTTACAATTTcagcagtttttttgttttaatttgatgaATAGTTTGCTTTGCTTGCTCACCCCTTAATTGTCTTGCTAATGAAATTTCTGGCTAATCCCCCAATTCAAAGTATTTTTGTTTCAATTTAAGCAAGAGATTCTCAACTCTTTCACCTAGAATCGAATTTTATTCCTATTTTAAACCCAGTATCTTATTGTAATCTTGTTGTGATCCAGATTCTCTATATTCCTTTTCTAATGTTGTTAATAAATTTTCAATTATTAAAAGCCTGCTATTactatttttcttaataaaagttTCATAAGCAATAATATAACCCCTCATGACTGCCTTAAGGGTATCCCATAAAACTGAATCAGATACTTGACCATTGtcattattaataaagaaatccTCCAATTTAgcattaatgtatttttcaaaAGCTGGGTCTTTAAGTAGATAAGGATTAAATCGCCAATAATAATTTTGATGTGGCAGAACATTGTTAAACTCAAGTGAAATGGGACTATGGTCTGATATCAACCTGTTATGGTACTGTGTCCCAGTTACTCTCTGTATCAGCTAACCAAAAAAACGGTCAATCCTAGTATAAGATTTATAAACGTGTGAGTAAAATGAGTACTCTTTATCCCTTGGGTGTTGCAACCTCCAACAGGGCTAGTTTGaggaatagttcaaccaaaaatgcatttgttgaaaATATGCTCAACCTTAAGCCATCTGAGATGTAGTCGAGTTTGTTTCTtgatcagatttggagaaatgtagcatcatattacttgctcaccaatggatgtgaatgggtgtcGGCTCATTCAAAGTGATTATAATACACTGCTGCCGAGGCTCCCCGTATGGTTCTGCTTGTAATGAATGTCATATGATTCTATATGTCATATTAATGAGAAATGTTCTCATAACAATTATTTAATGCCCTGGTTttacagacagggcttagactaagccaagattaggccatagttcaatgaAGACATTTCAGTAATTTTTGCTAAAACAGTTTGCTATGGCTGTTCGAGGTGGGGATATTTGTAacagttcattaaaaatgttacaaccaACTCCTCATGATGATTCCAATGAGTTCAGTTATCCAATCACATTCTCTATTGAGGTAAAGTCATGTTAGGTTTTATTTCTGCCTTACATCAAGggatttatgtaaaatatgtttccATCATAGTTTATGCACATATCttcttatttaatatttgtttaaaataattcaaaaaatttgttaccctgctgccttaaaattaagttcagtcaTCTCAAATAAGTCTAGTCAACTTGAagtgttaagttgtactaagtgacaacttaaatatttaagctgacttaacaaaaaatttggtttgttaaacttaaaagctgggtaagtaagccagctgccttaaaatctgaatcaactcaaatatctaagttgtcacttagtacaacctaacattgagttgactgaacttaaaaatttaaggccaggtaacaaattgttttttacagtgcaattcaACAGTTACAGGCAAGACCGTTAAACTGGCTGACAGTAAAGGAATATGCTAGCTGTGATaaagaagaaagacagacattaaattatttgaatggAAGAGTAATTACAACAAAATAACTTGAAACAACATACTGTAAATTGAATTAGCACtaagaattgtttttaaaaacgtttGTAAATGGTTTTCAAGAGGAGGAGGAACAGCTGCGAACTGTGCATACGCATGCTCTCAAAAACGTGCCCAAGCAATTTTGGAAACACTGAAAGAGTTTGCAACACTTTGTTCATTCTCAACTGGTATAAACTAAAGTTCTTTGAAAAACAAGTGAAACACAGCCTAAGTCTTCACTTTTCCACAGTAGAAGGAATTGGAGTTGTGCCGTCGATGGTTTGAatgagaaattattttaataaattattgtgaGTGCACTTATCTGTTGTTTATGTTCAGAAGTAGAAGTGGGATTAGTGGGATTTTTCATTCTTTATTGTTACTAAAATTGCCATTGTAGGCCTACATATTTCTGtctattacattttaatctttttatatTCAGATGATCATGTTACGATTTGGGATATggttaagggatctaaaatcgacctataaaatagaaaaagtgcacctataaatatcttaatgatataaaagaCTGATGAATATATTAAGTTTACCTTCAGGTGTAAATGGTAACATTTTAGATGTTGTCAACACATCCATATTATGTGTTTTagcatacaaaaatataaattttgtaCCTGTAAATATCACATACTAATACATGTGTATAAACAATGGCTTAACACCAGGTAACTCCACTCAGATGCAAGAATAAGAGAAAATTTACTTCCAAGTAGATTAAAGTTCTTCTAATTGTTGTCAGTACTGCTTTATTGTATAATGTTGCATTTAGTCCTTCAGATCAGCTGTATTCTAAGATCTTATGCAGAAGCCAAAAAGTTTTCTAATTTCCATAAAACTAACATAAGATAACTAAACTCCAGTCATAGTATATTTCCGTCAgacagtactgtatataaggGTGTAAATTTGCATTGGCCTGGTCAGTTGCACACAGTGACTAAATTCAAGTGATTGACTGTCAAATGCAAATGTAGTAATTTATCTTGAACATCTAGTATCCTTCTGCGTCCAATACTCGCCTCACAGTTTCACCTCTAAAGTGAATATCCTTGATATCATGACCAGGTCACACAGACATAACAGGGGAGTCGCAGATAATAAAAAGAGGACAGATAATCTGTCTAATGTTACATCCCAGGTCTAGGGTTTAggagaaacataaaaaaaagttctttacaCTGGATTCTTGTGATCTTTTgctcttttatttttcatttttttaatagttaagtTCAGTGGCAATCCGCACACAAAATTGCAAGTGAGTGGTCTTCAGGGTCCAGATCAGCATCGCCTCATTTTTGAAAGATGTGCAGTTCCAGCCTCAGCCAACAACGGGGGACGTACCAGCGTGTTCAAATTAGGGCGGGGCAATCTgtgagaatgagagagagagagagagagagagagagagagagagaccacATACATCACaatgtaacaataaaaacagacagTCTATTTCCAGATGTTGCACATCCTCTGTGATCGTGTTAAATTACCTTCACGTTTCTACCACTTTATTTTTGGTTTGTGATCGAGTCCAGTTCAGCTGAAGATGCAGCTGTTTTTCTTCACTGTGCTGCTGGTGTTGGGCTTTCCCTTCATCATGACTGAAGTTGTAGATTCATTCAAACAATGCagtggctttttttttaaagaagagcCTCCAAAGATTAATGACATTCTGGAGAGATCAGTTTCACTGGATGATAACCGATACAAACTAATCTGTCAGAAATATAATGGGAAAAACAGATATGCAACTCTCTACGACACAAAAAATAAGATTCCTGTTTTCTCAGCTTACACATATAATGGTAGAAAAATCTCCGGAAGACCAAAAATTCCATGGATGATCGAGCCACAGGTAATGTTTCTTATTTCTTGTTGTTTTACAGCTGTGTTTaagaaaaattgtattattatagtccccatgaaatcaaaactgatgttttttggtttttagtatgaatatgttagcctcaGTGTTATCTATAATCAATATCTATACATATCATCTGCAAATTATAGAATGTTATCTAAGCTAAGTTCACATATATTGTTACTTTGTAGACCTACATATTTCTGTCCATTATGCTTTGTATATTCTTTTTATATTCAAATGATCGGGTTTAGTTTTGGGGATAgggttaagggatctaaaaCTGACCTATAAAATAGTAGAAGTGTAATTATACAGATATCTTTGATATACCTTTTGCTGTTTACATTTTAGATGTTGTCAATATATACATTATGTGTTTTAGCTATCCAGACatacaaaaatgtagttttttttttttttttacctgtaaATGTCACATACCAATACCTACATATAAAAAATGAGACCAGGCTGGTTCATCATCTGTTTCGCAAATACCAAATGCTTTGAGGTATTTTAAAAGGCATTCAGAAGATGCTaagaaatgattttaaaatatcaaaataaaagcatttaaaactaCAGTCTCTAATTTCTGCCAATGCTGATTAATAACTTCTGTGACATCTTACtggagtttttgttttcagattttCTGTCCAATTAAATGTTCTCTAGAATCTGAAGCATCCTGCCTCCTGTTTCAGGcctatttcttttcttttctattttaaataatattttcaaccATTAGCATAGATAATAACACATTCCATAGAACAGGAGTGCCCAACTCTGTTCCTGG
This window contains:
- the LOC127158214 gene encoding endonuclease domain-containing 1 protein-like — protein: MQLFFFTVLLVLGFPFIMTEVVDSFSQCSGFFFEGEPPKINDILERSISLDNDRYKLICQKYNGTKRYATLYDIKNKIPVFSAYTYTGGGQKKNKTRKWMIEPQLEMTDEMREPCVSQACTQDYTNQSNLSRGHLFPKSYAADKDTAKSTFTLTNAVPQIESFNSGSWSNMEKKVKNEMDSHCKKDNSMILAYVLTGAVPSQNKLMKEKVNIPSHMWTAFCCYNITSQKWVAQAHWAENIDESNGKCKTISEKSLKDLQDFLKINYKETILFKDQCLEMLNAHVSQPLEADSDDQQYDEEQSLLAFLISLPAKVWVGLRNYKYEFVWTLF